A region of Shewanella psychromarinicola DNA encodes the following proteins:
- a CDS encoding phosphotransferase family protein, with product MMQQMMPVALFHRLNAQCTAISFLNTGISNVNIKLSCDDGDKVLRVNQPHSTWCDRALEVECWQAAMAANIAPALIWVSDDKKVYLSEFIDQPDIDWSIFSAMHSNASIQQETNKPVLAVDAVPLLSALLSKLSALPVPRTSITVSVQWQQYVHQLDSLSTTQTEPQWHHAWQQLLRLNGFVQHWLSQLEACVLLPVFCHRDLTPHNLLLGGSVSHQLLSIDYEYAVASHPLFDLASVIASHQLSTTQVSQLIDNVIIQYCQISSLTDVAAAKAALPAAINCFWLFSAMWALLMAAKEPHKSTQYLQYFTKYFTLITC from the coding sequence ATGATGCAACAAATGATGCCAGTAGCATTGTTTCACAGACTCAACGCACAATGTACTGCAATATCGTTCCTCAACACCGGGATCAGCAATGTTAACATTAAGTTATCTTGCGATGACGGCGATAAGGTATTGAGAGTTAATCAACCCCACAGTACTTGGTGCGATAGGGCGCTTGAAGTCGAATGTTGGCAAGCCGCGATGGCTGCTAACATTGCACCTGCATTAATTTGGGTCAGTGATGATAAAAAAGTGTATTTAAGTGAGTTTATTGATCAACCCGACATAGACTGGTCGATATTTTCCGCAATGCACAGTAATGCATCTATCCAGCAGGAAACAAATAAACCTGTTTTAGCCGTTGATGCTGTCCCTTTGTTAAGCGCATTATTGAGTAAACTTAGTGCGTTACCAGTGCCTCGTACCAGTATTACCGTGAGTGTGCAATGGCAACAATATGTGCATCAATTAGATTCTTTAAGTACCACGCAAACCGAACCACAATGGCATCATGCTTGGCAGCAATTGTTACGCTTAAATGGATTTGTTCAGCATTGGTTATCGCAGTTAGAAGCGTGTGTTTTGTTGCCCGTTTTTTGTCATCGAGATTTAACCCCGCACAATTTACTTCTTGGCGGCAGCGTATCGCATCAGCTATTAAGCATTGATTATGAATATGCGGTGGCCAGTCATCCGTTATTCGATTTAGCCAGCGTGATAGCCAGTCATCAACTATCGACAACCCAAGTGAGTCAATTAATTGATAACGTGATTATCCAATATTGCCAAATATCGAGCCTCACAGATGTTGCGGCGGCTAAAGCTGCGTTACCTGCTGCAATAAATTGTTTTTGGTTATTCTCAGCGATGTGGGCATTATTAATGGCAGCTAAAGAACCGCACAAATCTACACAATACTTACAATACTTTACAAAGTATTTTACATTAATTACTTGCTAA
- a CDS encoding DUF6279 family lipoprotein: MSKKLIVLLLSSLLFVGCSTKISYFFLDWAIEWEVEEYVDLTSEQQDKFDIIIESFLVWHRQQELPRYRDQLSLLSTLTNQQTMTPELWLKQVSMAKAHWSRIFDFVMPDLLPILASLSDEQVDQVLTQLKKEQKELIEEYAGKDKAELIIDSDKRIAKKLSEWTGDITDAQKDIIHQANTQRLATLDMWLEYRHEWLSQFEQAMKRRQQTDYFTQQMKLLMISPDELKSEVYRDNVTENTRKFGSMLIALNQTFSQKQRKHFDKKLAELVEDLTELHLDK, from the coding sequence GTGTCTAAAAAATTGATTGTCCTACTGTTAAGTAGCCTATTATTTGTCGGCTGTTCCACTAAAATAAGCTATTTCTTTTTGGATTGGGCGATAGAGTGGGAGGTTGAAGAATACGTAGACTTAACCTCAGAGCAGCAAGACAAATTTGATATTATTATTGAATCGTTTTTAGTCTGGCATCGCCAACAAGAATTACCCCGTTATCGTGATCAACTGTCTTTATTATCGACATTAACGAATCAACAAACCATGACCCCAGAGCTATGGCTTAAACAAGTGTCAATGGCGAAGGCCCATTGGTCCAGAATTTTCGATTTTGTTATGCCTGATCTGTTACCTATTTTGGCGAGCTTATCTGATGAACAAGTTGATCAGGTACTGACGCAGCTAAAAAAAGAACAAAAAGAATTAATCGAAGAATACGCCGGCAAAGATAAAGCCGAGTTGATAATCGACTCAGATAAAAGAATCGCAAAAAAATTATCAGAATGGACCGGTGATATAACCGATGCGCAAAAAGACATCATTCATCAAGCCAATACGCAACGTTTAGCGACCTTGGATATGTGGCTAGAGTATCGCCATGAATGGTTGAGTCAATTTGAACAAGCGATGAAACGCCGTCAGCAAACTGATTATTTTACCCAACAAATGAAATTATTAATGATCTCGCCAGATGAACTTAAATCTGAGGTGTATCGCGATAATGTTACCGAAAACACCCGTAAATTTGGTTCAATGTTAATTGCGCTTAATCAAACGTTTAGTCAAAAACAACGTAAGCACTTCGACAAAAAATTAGCAGAATTAGTAGAAGATTTAACTGAATTACACTTAGACAAATAA
- a CDS encoding HvfX family Cu-binding RiPP maturation protein — translation MQTLSRLYQQFLNVIKHTEGFAPLALRIYLAPVLMQAGYNKLSHFEDTAAWFGNPDWGLGLPMPEVMTALAAGTELFGGFLLLIGLATRIVALPMMATMVVAAFAVHLPNGWLAIADASSWLANEQVLASAEKLSAAKAILQQHGNYEWLTSSGNFVILNNGIEFAITYLIMLFAIFALGGGRYTSVDYFISRRYLNNT, via the coding sequence ATGCAGACACTAAGTAGATTATATCAACAGTTTTTAAATGTGATTAAACATACAGAAGGCTTTGCTCCATTAGCGTTAAGGATTTATTTAGCACCAGTGTTAATGCAGGCTGGTTACAACAAATTATCACATTTTGAAGACACAGCCGCTTGGTTTGGTAATCCAGATTGGGGGTTAGGCTTACCGATGCCAGAAGTGATGACTGCTCTGGCTGCAGGCACAGAGTTGTTTGGTGGTTTTTTACTGTTAATTGGTTTGGCGACACGTATTGTGGCACTGCCGATGATGGCAACCATGGTGGTAGCCGCTTTTGCGGTGCACTTACCTAATGGCTGGTTAGCTATTGCCGATGCAAGTTCGTGGTTAGCCAATGAGCAAGTGTTGGCTTCAGCGGAAAAACTGTCTGCAGCAAAAGCGATTTTACAACAGCATGGTAATTATGAATGGTTAACCAGTTCAGGTAATTTCGTTATTCTCAATAATGGTATTGAGTTTGCCATTACCTACTTGATCATGCTATTTGCCATCTTTGCGCTGGGCGGCGGTCGTTACACCAGTGTCGATTATTTTATTTCTCGTCGTTATTTAAACAATACTTAA
- a CDS encoding NAD(P)H nitroreductase — protein MDATQLLLTRQSTPRLIAPAPNAEQLTLLLDSAARVPDHGALTPWEFIIAIDEGLAKLANIFVDAAKKKGADDAFLAKVGNMPYRAPMVITVVAKTQAHNNVPALEQHIAAGCATMAMQQAAFSIGLGAVWRTGDFAFDANVHQQLGLSAQDQIVGFLYVGTPAVTAPTKPLKNGRQFARYL, from the coding sequence TTGGACGCAACACAACTGCTACTAACCCGCCAATCAACTCCACGTCTTATTGCCCCTGCGCCGAATGCTGAGCAACTTACATTGTTACTCGATTCTGCAGCAAGAGTACCCGACCATGGTGCCTTGACCCCATGGGAGTTTATTATCGCAATCGATGAAGGTTTGGCTAAACTGGCGAATATTTTTGTTGATGCAGCTAAAAAAAAGGGTGCAGATGATGCTTTTTTAGCTAAAGTTGGCAATATGCCTTATCGCGCACCTATGGTGATTACTGTGGTCGCTAAAACGCAAGCACATAATAACGTTCCCGCTTTAGAGCAGCACATTGCAGCCGGTTGTGCGACGATGGCCATGCAGCAAGCTGCATTTTCGATTGGGCTTGGTGCAGTATGGCGTACAGGCGATTTTGCTTTTGATGCTAATGTTCATCAACAATTAGGTTTGTCGGCACAAGACCAAATAGTGGGCTTTTTATATGTAGGCACACCAGCGGTAACGGCGCCAACAAAGCCATTAAAAAATGGACGCCAATTCGCTCGCTATTTATAA
- a CDS encoding glutathione S-transferase has protein sequence MNSAILYTFRRCPYAMRARISLHLSQLNPLVREIELKHKPAEMLAISAKGTVPVLVTTDNQVISESIDIMRFALTELPAPETNYLTPAEYQSLQYWLDKPATESLINANDNEFKPWLDKYKYADRYPEYSQLWYRQQAENFIQRLETCLNQHRFLCTDTVTLADLAIFPFIRQFANVEPIWFNNNQSPKVRVWLTTLMNSPLFNVTMHKYPLWLPQRNGIQLKHSINDDGQLIPLCNN, from the coding sequence ATGAATTCTGCTATTTTGTACACCTTTCGTCGCTGTCCTTATGCCATGCGGGCACGTATTAGCCTTCATTTGAGCCAACTTAATCCGTTAGTGCGTGAAATTGAACTTAAACATAAACCCGCAGAGATGTTAGCCATTTCGGCCAAAGGCACAGTACCAGTGCTGGTCACAACAGATAACCAAGTGATCAGTGAAAGTATTGATATTATGCGCTTTGCATTAACTGAGCTCCCAGCACCAGAAACCAACTACTTAACCCCAGCCGAGTATCAGTCACTGCAATATTGGTTAGATAAGCCAGCAACAGAATCGCTCATTAATGCTAACGATAATGAATTTAAACCGTGGTTAGATAAATATAAGTATGCCGACAGATACCCCGAATACAGTCAACTCTGGTATCGACAACAAGCAGAAAACTTTATACAACGTCTAGAAACCTGCTTAAATCAACATCGGTTTTTATGCACAGATACCGTCACATTAGCTGACTTGGCTATTTTTCCATTTATTCGCCAATTTGCTAATGTTGAGCCGATATGGTTTAACAACAACCAATCCCCTAAAGTGAGAGTTTGGTTAACAACGCTAATGAATAGTCCGTTATTTAACGTGACCATGCACAAATATCCATTGTGGTTACCCCAACGAAATGGGATTCAGCTCAAACATTCAATAAATGATGATGGACAACTAATACCTTTGTGCAACAATTAA